Proteins from one Planctomyces sp. SH-PL62 genomic window:
- a CDS encoding DUF2892 domain-containing protein: MIPTTVTRVPEHTAEHVNDDIRRRTQEDIARIAAQGPEAIDRRLAELDREWDIERTLEANAATVALIGLGLGTFVDRRFYLLPAAVAGFLLQHAVQGWCPPMPVFRRLGVRTATEIEEERYALKALRGDFRGVGDGDGRDPTGVGKALQAVRR, from the coding sequence ATGATTCCCACGACCGTAACCCGAGTGCCCGAGCACACCGCCGAGCATGTGAACGATGACATCCGCCGACGGACCCAGGAGGACATCGCCCGGATCGCCGCACAAGGCCCCGAGGCGATCGACCGCCGCCTGGCGGAACTCGACCGGGAGTGGGACATCGAGCGGACCCTGGAGGCCAACGCCGCCACCGTGGCCCTGATCGGCCTGGGCCTGGGGACGTTCGTGGATCGGCGGTTCTACCTGCTGCCCGCCGCCGTGGCCGGCTTCCTGCTCCAGCACGCCGTCCAGGGCTGGTGCCCGCCGATGCCGGTGTTCCGCCGCCTGGGCGTCCGCACGGCCACGGAGATCGAGGAGGAGCGGTACGCCCTGAAGGCCCTGCGAGGCGATTTCCGGGGCGTGGGCGACGGAGACGGCCGTGACCCGACGGGCGTGGGCAAAGCGCTCCAGGCGGTCCGGCGCTGA
- a CDS encoding ArsR/SmtB family transcription factor, translating to MTATIPDEFLDLMAEKFRMLADPTRLAILRSLMAGERNVTQVVEETGRNQANVSKHLKMLSEAGLVARRKDGLQVFYKLDDPLVERLCKLVCETIVEETQEQMARQKKLLDGWGGKKKGKP from the coding sequence ATGACCGCCACGATCCCCGACGAGTTCCTGGACCTCATGGCCGAGAAGTTCCGCATGCTGGCGGACCCGACCCGGCTGGCGATCCTCCGCAGCCTGATGGCGGGCGAGCGCAACGTCACCCAGGTGGTCGAGGAGACCGGCCGGAACCAGGCCAACGTCTCCAAGCACCTGAAGATGCTCTCGGAGGCGGGGCTCGTGGCCCGCCGCAAGGATGGCTTGCAGGTCTTCTACAAGCTCGACGACCCGCTCGTGGAGCGGCTCTGCAAGCTCGTCTGTGAGACGATCGTCGAGGAGACGCAGGAACAGATGGCCCGCCAGAAGAAGCTGCTCGACGGCTGGGGCGGCAAGAAGAAGGGGAAGCCCTAG
- a CDS encoding rhodanese-like domain-containing protein — translation MSVQTITPHEVEDLRRRGRAVDLIDVRTPVEYREVHAEAARSVPLDRLDPRAVMEARNGTSDEPLYTICRSGSRGRQACEAFHAAGFANVVNVEGGTLAWERAGLPVVRGKKGVSLERQVRIAAGSLVVLGTALGAFVHPAFLGLSGFVGAGLVFAGVTDTCGMGMMLARMPWNRAEPEEATCAR, via the coding sequence ATGAGCGTCCAGACGATCACGCCGCACGAGGTCGAGGACTTGCGGCGGCGGGGGCGGGCTGTCGATCTGATCGACGTGCGGACCCCCGTGGAGTACCGGGAGGTCCACGCCGAGGCCGCACGGTCGGTCCCCCTGGACCGACTCGACCCCAGGGCGGTGATGGAAGCCCGCAACGGCACGAGCGACGAACCCCTCTACACGATCTGCCGCTCGGGGAGCCGGGGGCGGCAGGCGTGCGAGGCGTTCCACGCCGCCGGGTTCGCCAACGTCGTCAACGTCGAGGGCGGCACGCTCGCCTGGGAGCGGGCCGGGCTGCCCGTGGTGCGGGGGAAGAAGGGCGTCTCGCTGGAGCGGCAGGTGCGGATCGCCGCCGGCTCGCTGGTGGTGCTCGGCACGGCGCTGGGGGCGTTCGTCCACCCGGCCTTCCTGGGCCTGTCGGGGTTCGTCGGGGCCGGGCTGGTCTTCGCCGGGGTCACGGACACCTGCGGGATGGGGATGATGCTGGCCCGGATGCCCTGGAACCGGGCCGAGCCCGAGGAGGCGACGTGTGCTCGATGA
- the clpX gene encoding ATP-dependent Clp protease ATP-binding subunit ClpX codes for MSQPVSLAAALPTPRMIVQRLDRSVVGQDRAKCTLAVAVANHHVRLFDVLDWESAAPTVTDASLRQVVIEKSNVLLIGPSGSGKTHLARALAECLDVPFAVADATTLTEAGYVGDDVETVLHKLLMAAGGDVAEARQGIVFIDEIDKLGGDRVHGTKDMRLGVQHALLRMIEGTVANVPPSGGYKVVGETCVPFDTSNVLFICGGAFVGLEEIVARRIGRRASFGFEQAGSTVGDEAENPLHNVLPEDVEGFGLIPELLGRLPIIATLDDLGVEDLARILREPTNSLLAQYRKLLKYRHTDLELTDGAIREIAKMAHERGNGARGLRAVVERVLEPVLFDPRPWTTARITEATVRGGEVEYDPFGLPGAAPLRHRIVRRSATGS; via the coding sequence ATGTCGCAGCCCGTCAGCCTCGCCGCCGCCCTGCCCACGCCCCGGATGATCGTCCAGCGCCTCGACCGCTCGGTCGTCGGCCAGGACCGGGCCAAATGCACGCTCGCCGTGGCGGTCGCCAACCACCATGTCCGCCTGTTCGACGTGCTCGACTGGGAGTCCGCCGCTCCGACCGTCACGGACGCTTCCCTACGGCAGGTCGTCATCGAGAAGTCAAACGTCCTGCTGATCGGCCCGTCGGGCTCGGGCAAGACGCACCTGGCCCGAGCCCTGGCCGAGTGCCTCGACGTGCCGTTCGCAGTCGCCGACGCCACGACGTTGACCGAGGCGGGGTACGTCGGCGACGACGTGGAGACGGTCCTTCACAAGTTACTGATGGCGGCCGGAGGGGACGTGGCGGAGGCCCGTCAGGGGATCGTGTTCATTGACGAGATCGACAAGCTCGGAGGGGATCGAGTTCACGGCACGAAGGACATGCGGCTGGGCGTCCAGCATGCCCTGCTCAGGATGATCGAGGGGACCGTGGCGAACGTCCCACCTTCCGGCGGCTACAAGGTTGTCGGCGAGACCTGCGTCCCGTTCGACACGTCCAACGTGCTGTTCATCTGCGGCGGGGCGTTCGTCGGCCTGGAGGAGATCGTGGCCCGGAGAATTGGCCGGAGAGCCTCCTTCGGCTTTGAGCAGGCGGGATCGACCGTCGGGGACGAGGCGGAGAATCCGCTCCATAACGTCCTGCCGGAGGACGTGGAGGGGTTCGGGCTGATCCCCGAGCTGCTCGGGCGGCTGCCGATCATCGCTACGCTCGACGACCTCGGCGTGGAGGATCTGGCGAGGATTCTCCGGGAGCCGACGAACTCCCTGCTGGCCCAGTACCGCAAGCTGCTGAAGTACCGCCATACCGACCTGGAGCTGACCGACGGGGCGATCCGGGAGATCGCAAAAATGGCCCACGAACGGGGCAACGGGGCCAGGGGCCTGCGGGCGGTCGTCGAGCGGGTGCTGGAGCCGGTCCTGTTCGACCCGAGGCCCTGGACGACCGCCCGGATCACCGAGGCGACGGTCCGGGGCGGCGAGGTCGAGTACGACCCCTTCGGCCTGCCCGGAGCAGCACCGCTGCGACATCGCATCGTGCGGAGGTCGGCCACGGGCTCATGA
- a CDS encoding sulfite oxidase, with translation MDGTSRRGIGPGFGRRDLLRGAVALPLAQALGGRAAAFGADDGDRRPTGMIGRQRDPENLEFPFSALDPRRPLTSNEQFYVRTHFEVPEIGAKTWNLTVEGEVERPFELTFDELRRMPSQAMTALLECSGNGRVFLEPPQVGIRWELGAVGTAEWKGVPLAAVLERAGLKPNAVEVILEGADRGELKEPNPKTPGVIPYARSLPLAKAKAPEVLLAYEMNGVSLPPRHGHPVRAVVAGWYGMASVKWLKRIVVTDRPFDGYFQTFMYSIWERRHGLPTLVPVTDIQVKSEIARPAPYEVVPKETKYRMVGAAWAGEADVTKVEVSDDGGRSWAEAKLTGEPVRFAWRFWEHEWQTPASPGRHVVMARATDSRGRTQPMKRDPDRRDAVISHVLPTEVEIQ, from the coding sequence ATGGACGGGACATCGAGGCGGGGAATCGGTCCGGGCTTCGGGCGTCGTGACCTGCTGCGAGGGGCCGTGGCCCTGCCGCTGGCCCAGGCCCTCGGCGGCCGGGCGGCGGCATTCGGTGCGGACGACGGCGACCGGCGTCCCACGGGGATGATCGGCCGGCAGCGAGACCCGGAGAACCTGGAGTTCCCCTTCTCGGCCCTCGACCCCCGCCGCCCCCTGACGTCGAACGAGCAGTTCTACGTCCGCACCCACTTCGAGGTCCCGGAGATCGGGGCGAAGACCTGGAACCTCACGGTCGAGGGCGAGGTCGAGCGCCCCTTCGAGCTGACTTTTGACGAGTTGCGACGGATGCCCTCGCAGGCCATGACCGCCCTGCTGGAATGCTCGGGCAACGGCCGGGTCTTCCTCGAACCGCCGCAGGTCGGCATCCGCTGGGAACTGGGGGCGGTGGGCACGGCCGAGTGGAAGGGCGTTCCGCTGGCCGCCGTGCTGGAGCGGGCGGGGCTGAAGCCGAACGCCGTCGAGGTGATCCTCGAAGGGGCGGACAGGGGCGAGTTGAAGGAGCCCAACCCGAAGACGCCGGGAGTCATCCCCTACGCCCGCAGCCTGCCGCTGGCCAAGGCGAAGGCCCCCGAGGTCCTGCTCGCCTACGAGATGAACGGCGTCTCGCTCCCGCCGAGGCACGGCCACCCCGTGCGGGCGGTGGTGGCAGGCTGGTACGGCATGGCCTCGGTGAAGTGGCTGAAGCGGATCGTCGTGACCGACCGCCCCTTCGACGGCTACTTCCAGACGTTCATGTATTCGATCTGGGAGAGGCGGCACGGCCTCCCCACGCTCGTCCCCGTCACCGACATCCAGGTCAAGTCGGAGATCGCCCGCCCCGCCCCCTACGAGGTCGTGCCGAAGGAGACGAAGTACCGCATGGTCGGTGCGGCGTGGGCCGGGGAGGCGGACGTGACGAAGGTCGAGGTCAGCGACGACGGCGGCCGGAGCTGGGCCGAGGCGAAGCTGACCGGCGAGCCGGTGCGTTTCGCCTGGCGGTTCTGGGAACACGAGTGGCAAACCCCCGCTTCGCCGGGCCGCCACGTCGTCATGGCACGGGCGACGGATTCACGGGGCCGTACCCAGCCGATGAAGCGTGACCCCGACCGCCGGGATGCGGTGATCAGCCACGTCTTGCCGACCGAGGTCGAAATTCAGTGA
- a CDS encoding class I SAM-dependent methyltransferase, with product MDLLDDDELERSAVVANCRMNRERGLLGSNGYDRELGFNPLDVLRKPSGESRPAGWLDLCCGSGKALIEAARIVHDEGMDVEIVGVDLAGLFRRVDPDQDRLRLVEASLGDWRPDRGFDLISCVHGLHYVGDKLALIARAASWLTEDGLFVASLDLHNLKIADASPLGRRIAAALRRAGLEYDRRRRLVSCRGRKAVDLPYRYLGADDRAGPNYTGQPAVDSYYADA from the coding sequence ATGGACCTCCTGGACGACGACGAACTGGAGCGATCGGCGGTCGTCGCCAACTGCCGGATGAACCGGGAGCGGGGCCTCCTCGGCTCCAACGGCTACGACCGGGAACTCGGCTTCAACCCGCTCGACGTGCTGAGGAAGCCGTCGGGCGAGAGCCGCCCGGCCGGCTGGCTCGACCTCTGCTGCGGCTCGGGCAAGGCTCTGATCGAGGCCGCCAGAATCGTTCACGATGAGGGCATGGACGTGGAGATCGTCGGCGTCGACCTGGCGGGGCTGTTCCGGCGGGTCGATCCCGACCAGGATCGCCTGCGGCTGGTCGAGGCTTCACTGGGCGACTGGCGACCCGACCGAGGCTTCGACTTGATCAGCTGCGTCCACGGCCTGCACTACGTCGGCGACAAGCTGGCCCTGATCGCCCGTGCCGCCTCATGGCTGACCGAGGACGGTCTGTTCGTGGCGAGCCTGGATCTTCACAACCTGAAGATCGCCGACGCCTCGCCGTTGGGGCGACGAATCGCCGCCGCCCTTCGGCGGGCCGGTCTGGAGTACGATCGCAGGCGGCGGCTGGTGAGCTGCCGTGGTCGCAAGGCTGTGGACCTGCCCTATCGTTACCTGGGGGCGGACGACCGGGCCGGGCCGAACTACACCGGCCAGCCCGCCGTGGATTCGTACTATGCGGACGCCTAG
- a CDS encoding MBL fold metallo-hydrolase, with product MFFHQRFVPGLAIYSYMVGDEKSKQCAVIDPTRDVDEYLEIARREGLRITHVLETHVHADFVSGSAELKDRLGAEVQVVVSGMGGQEWTPPYADRAVADGDEIALGTVRLMAIHTPGHTPEHVAWALYDDTRSRDTPWLVFTGDFLFVGDVGRPDLLGEEARKTLAHQLYHSVFDRLPVLPDFTEVYPAHGAGSLCGKAIGSRSTSTLGYERRFSGALRPRGEPEWVSTLLDGMPIAPPYFLRMKKVNAEGPKVLGPEPLGRKRFTAKEVHGRVCEHCLVLDVRPKEAFAAAHIPGSINIPLGHNLPTWAGWVLPYDRPILIVPDDPDDVPEVVTHLLRVGFDDVQGYLEGGLGDWETSGFELGRLATTSVHDLADRLKDDGGRPFVLDVRTEAEWDAGHIEGAHHIHGGRLEERYAEVPKDRPVAVVCGSGYRASIASSFLKREGYEDVTNVLGGMAAWKAAGLPTVKD from the coding sequence ATGTTCTTCCACCAGCGGTTCGTGCCCGGCCTGGCCATCTACAGCTACATGGTCGGCGACGAGAAGTCGAAGCAGTGCGCCGTCATCGACCCGACCAGGGACGTGGACGAGTACCTGGAGATCGCCAGGCGGGAAGGGCTGCGGATCACGCACGTCCTGGAGACCCACGTCCACGCCGATTTCGTGAGCGGCTCGGCCGAGTTGAAGGACCGGCTCGGGGCCGAGGTGCAGGTCGTCGTCTCCGGCATGGGCGGTCAGGAGTGGACCCCTCCGTACGCCGACCGGGCGGTGGCCGACGGCGACGAGATCGCCCTGGGCACCGTGCGGCTGATGGCGATCCACACCCCCGGCCACACCCCCGAGCACGTCGCCTGGGCGCTCTATGACGACACCCGGAGCCGGGACACGCCCTGGCTGGTCTTCACGGGCGACTTCCTGTTCGTCGGCGACGTGGGGAGGCCCGACCTCCTGGGCGAGGAGGCCCGCAAGACGCTCGCCCACCAACTTTACCACAGCGTCTTCGACCGACTGCCCGTGCTGCCGGACTTCACCGAGGTCTACCCCGCCCACGGGGCCGGGTCGCTCTGCGGCAAGGCGATCGGCTCCCGCAGCACCTCGACCCTCGGCTACGAGCGGCGGTTCAGCGGGGCGCTCCGGCCCAGGGGGGAGCCCGAGTGGGTCTCGACCTTGTTGGACGGGATGCCGATCGCCCCGCCGTACTTCCTCCGCATGAAGAAGGTCAACGCCGAGGGGCCGAAGGTGCTCGGCCCCGAGCCGCTCGGCCGGAAGCGGTTCACGGCGAAGGAGGTCCACGGGCGGGTCTGCGAGCACTGCCTGGTGCTGGACGTGCGCCCCAAGGAGGCGTTCGCCGCCGCCCACATCCCCGGCTCGATCAACATCCCGCTGGGCCACAACCTGCCGACCTGGGCCGGCTGGGTCCTGCCGTACGACCGGCCGATCCTGATCGTGCCCGACGACCCCGACGACGTGCCCGAGGTGGTCACGCACCTGCTGCGGGTCGGCTTCGACGACGTGCAGGGCTACCTGGAGGGCGGCCTGGGCGACTGGGAGACCAGCGGCTTCGAGTTGGGCCGTCTGGCGACGACCTCGGTCCACGACCTCGCCGACCGGCTCAAGGACGACGGTGGTCGTCCGTTCGTGCTCGACGTTCGGACCGAGGCGGAATGGGACGCCGGGCACATCGAAGGTGCGCACCACATCCACGGCGGGAGGCTTGAGGAGCGATACGCCGAGGTCCCGAAGGACCGGCCGGTGGCGGTGGTCTGCGGCTCGGGCTACCGGGCGTCGATCGCCTCCTCGTTCCTGAAGCGGGAGGGCTACGAGGACGTGACCAACGTGCTGGGCGGCATGGCGGCCTGGAAGGCCGCAGGGCTGCCGACCGTGAAGGATTGA
- a CDS encoding bifunctional metallophosphatase/5'-nucleotidase translates to MSARTMTMIKASVGLLLATGFAAPTTLAGEGEPVSISLVYIAGLHAQLRPHAEFFWHGGKDETATAGGVARIATAVEAIRKERPGRVLFMDAGDTIQGSAAAAWTEGKAVVAPVNALNLDLGVPGNWEVVYGAEALEERAGEFRHPMIAANIRDAGTKKLVFPPYLVKEVGGVRIGVIGFTDPDVPERQPPSYSKGLTFEKPDVIQPLIDELRRREKVDVVVLLTHVGLPKSIRLAETLKGVDFLLSGDTHERTYEPIVRGETWVVEPGSFGSFLGRLDFTFRDGKLIDRSWELIELRADRFAEDPQVKRVVDETLAPMRPRLDAIIGETKATLMRYNVVETSLDDALSDALREAAGTEIGLSNGFRFSPPTAPGPIREADLWDWYPITTRLKVGKVTGAQLRAFWERELEHVFASDPAKLFGGWVPRPSGMTLRFTAHAPEGHRVREIRVGGEPLEDDREYTLVACEREGDEPDKLCRIPHVKDARVLDLDAHEAVRRYLADHSPLTAPAGERVVAEDLPPVVRSQVLPPDRQSRAGNE, encoded by the coding sequence ATGTCCGCACGAACCATGACCATGATCAAGGCGTCCGTCGGCCTGCTGCTGGCGACGGGATTCGCCGCACCGACGACCCTCGCAGGGGAGGGCGAGCCCGTGTCGATTTCCCTGGTCTACATCGCCGGCCTGCACGCCCAACTCCGGCCGCACGCCGAGTTCTTCTGGCACGGCGGCAAGGACGAGACGGCCACGGCCGGCGGGGTGGCCCGGATCGCCACGGCGGTCGAGGCGATCCGCAAGGAGCGGCCGGGCCGGGTCCTGTTCATGGACGCCGGGGACACGATCCAGGGCTCGGCGGCGGCCGCCTGGACCGAGGGGAAGGCGGTCGTCGCCCCGGTCAACGCCCTGAATCTCGACCTGGGCGTCCCCGGCAACTGGGAGGTCGTCTACGGGGCCGAGGCGCTGGAGGAACGGGCCGGGGAGTTCCGCCACCCGATGATCGCCGCCAACATCCGGGATGCGGGGACGAAGAAGCTCGTCTTCCCGCCCTACCTCGTCAAGGAGGTCGGCGGCGTCCGTATCGGCGTGATCGGCTTCACCGACCCCGACGTGCCCGAGCGCCAGCCGCCGAGCTACAGCAAGGGGCTGACTTTCGAAAAGCCCGATGTGATTCAGCCCTTGATCGACGAGCTTCGCCGGCGGGAGAAGGTCGATGTCGTCGTGCTGCTGACCCACGTCGGCCTGCCCAAGTCGATCCGCCTGGCCGAGACGCTCAAGGGGGTCGATTTCCTCCTCTCGGGCGACACGCACGAGCGGACCTACGAGCCGATCGTCCGGGGCGAGACCTGGGTGGTCGAGCCGGGCAGCTTCGGCTCGTTCCTGGGGCGGCTGGACTTCACGTTCAGGGACGGCAAGCTCATCGATCGCAGTTGGGAACTGATCGAGTTGCGGGCCGACCGCTTCGCCGAAGACCCGCAGGTCAAGCGGGTCGTGGACGAGACGCTGGCCCCGATGAGGCCCAGGCTCGACGCCATCATCGGCGAGACGAAGGCCACGCTGATGCGCTACAACGTCGTGGAGACGAGCCTCGACGACGCGCTCTCGGACGCCTTGAGGGAGGCGGCCGGGACGGAGATCGGCCTCTCCAACGGCTTCCGGTTCTCGCCGCCGACGGCTCCGGGGCCGATCCGAGAGGCCGACCTCTGGGACTGGTATCCGATCACCACGAGGTTGAAGGTCGGCAAGGTCACGGGGGCGCAACTCCGGGCGTTCTGGGAGCGGGAACTGGAGCACGTCTTCGCCTCGGACCCGGCGAAGCTGTTCGGCGGCTGGGTGCCCCGGCCCTCGGGCATGACCCTGCGGTTCACCGCCCACGCCCCGGAAGGGCACCGGGTCCGGGAGATCCGGGTCGGGGGCGAGCCCCTGGAGGACGACCGGGAGTACACGCTGGTCGCCTGCGAGCGGGAGGGGGACGAGCCGGACAAGCTCTGCCGCATCCCGCACGTCAAGGACGCCCGAGTCCTGGACCTCGACGCCCACGAGGCGGTGCGGCGATACCTGGCGGACCACTCGCCCCTGACGGCCCCGGCGGGCGAGCGTGTCGTCGCCGAGGACCTGCCGCCGGTCGTCCGCTCGCAGGTCCTCCCGCCCGACCGTCAGTCCAGGGCTGGGAACGAATGA
- a CDS encoding DsrE family protein, with product MTRRIARIVPGLVVALGGLVALGGASPQEQAKVEKAETKVEPGSRGHGKMVFVLTTGLEDLQSVNMAIRHAGMAMKSGYLDDSVLLVYGRSVQAFSKDITAKPPQVAAAIKEAKEAGARIILCGEALKRFDIPREKLEPGVDEVVPNSIVTLAELVSKGYQIIKY from the coding sequence ATGACCCGTCGAATCGCACGAATCGTCCCCGGCCTGGTGGTCGCCCTCGGGGGCCTCGTTGCCCTGGGCGGGGCCTCGCCCCAGGAACAGGCGAAGGTGGAGAAGGCCGAGACAAAAGTCGAGCCGGGGTCCAGGGGGCACGGCAAGATGGTCTTCGTCCTGACCACCGGCCTGGAGGACCTCCAGTCGGTGAACATGGCGATCCGCCACGCCGGGATGGCGATGAAGTCGGGCTACCTCGACGACTCCGTGCTCCTAGTTTACGGGCGGTCCGTCCAGGCGTTCTCGAAGGACATCACCGCCAAGCCGCCGCAGGTCGCCGCCGCCATCAAGGAGGCGAAGGAGGCCGGCGCCCGCATCATCCTCTGCGGCGAGGCGCTCAAGCGGTTCGACATCCCGAGGGAGAAGCTGGAGCCGGGGGTCGATGAGGTCGTGCCCAACTCGATCGTCACGCTCGCCGAGTTGGTGTCCAAGGGCTACCAGATCATCAAATACTGA
- a CDS encoding sulfite exporter TauE/SafE family protein — MIGPLCLFADSTTPVGGPQAALGLVFGAVVGFSLGLTGGGGSIFAVPLLVYGLGVRTREAIGVSLAAVGATALVGGLRRLAHGEVEVRTGLLFAAAGMLGAPAGSWLGRRVPEGVLLLLFAVLMALVAVRMWVQASRRPEETRALRGSSAASPDEAGPSCRRDPNGRLHLTSRCFGVLVIAGLAAGVLSGLFGVGGGFVIVPALVLVTGMGIHRAVATSLLVIALVSASGVASQLAAGRPLPWALTGLFVAGGVAGMELGTLAGRRLGGPGLQKLFASAMVAVAAFILLKSLA, encoded by the coding sequence ATGATCGGACCGCTGTGCCTGTTCGCAGACTCGACGACGCCCGTCGGCGGGCCGCAGGCCGCCCTGGGCCTCGTCTTCGGGGCGGTCGTGGGATTCTCGCTGGGCCTGACCGGCGGCGGCGGGTCGATCTTCGCCGTGCCGCTTCTCGTCTACGGCCTGGGGGTGCGCACCCGTGAGGCGATCGGCGTCTCGCTGGCCGCCGTGGGGGCGACCGCCCTGGTCGGGGGGCTGAGGCGGCTGGCCCATGGCGAGGTCGAGGTCCGCACCGGGCTGCTCTTCGCCGCCGCCGGGATGCTGGGGGCTCCGGCCGGCTCGTGGCTGGGGCGTCGGGTCCCCGAGGGCGTCCTGCTGCTCCTGTTCGCCGTGCTCATGGCGCTCGTCGCCGTCAGGATGTGGGTCCAGGCGTCCCGCAGGCCCGAGGAGACTCGGGCGTTGCGTGGCTCGTCCGCCGCATCGCCCGACGAGGCGGGGCCGTCCTGCCGTCGGGACCCGAACGGGCGGCTGCACCTGACCTCCCGGTGCTTCGGCGTGCTCGTGATCGCCGGGTTGGCGGCGGGGGTGCTGTCGGGCCTCTTCGGCGTCGGAGGCGGGTTCGTGATCGTCCCGGCCCTGGTGCTCGTCACCGGCATGGGCATCCACCGGGCCGTCGCCACCTCGCTGCTGGTCATCGCCCTGGTGAGCGCCTCGGGCGTGGCGTCCCAACTCGCCGCCGGACGCCCGCTGCCGTGGGCGTTGACGGGCCTGTTCGTGGCGGGCGGGGTCGCCGGGATGGAACTCGGGACCCTGGCGGGCCGTCGCCTCGGAGGACCCGGCCTCCAGAAGCTCTTCGCCTCGGCGATGGTCGCCGTGGCCGCCTTCATCCTCCTCAAGAGCCTCGCCTGA
- a CDS encoding DsrE family protein, translated as MKTRTLLAILATSCLWFHEESPTARDDGPSDPLKVVVHVNVPDSGVQGAGLKNVTNILKEAPDTQVEVVCHGAGIGLVEKARTDHAEAVEALVKKGVKFVACENTMRLKSIKKEDLLPGVVTVPSGAVEVVHKQQKDGYAYFKP; from the coding sequence ATGAAGACACGCACGCTCCTCGCCATCCTGGCCACGTCCTGTCTCTGGTTCCATGAGGAGTCCCCCACGGCCCGTGACGACGGGCCGAGCGACCCTTTGAAGGTGGTCGTCCACGTCAACGTCCCCGACTCGGGCGTCCAAGGGGCGGGCCTGAAGAACGTGACGAACATCCTCAAGGAGGCGCCGGACACGCAGGTCGAGGTCGTCTGCCACGGGGCGGGCATCGGCCTGGTGGAGAAGGCCCGGACCGATCACGCCGAGGCGGTCGAGGCCCTCGTCAAGAAAGGCGTCAAGTTCGTGGCCTGCGAGAACACGATGCGGCTGAAGTCGATCAAGAAGGAGGACCTGCTGCCGGGCGTCGTCACGGTCCCCTCGGGGGCCGTCGAGGTCGTCCACAAGCAGCAGAAAGACGGCTATGCCTACTTCAAGCCCTGA